One window of the Pseudofrankia sp. DC12 genome contains the following:
- a CDS encoding class I SAM-dependent methyltransferase, whose translation MDETLRQAALAAKGFMPEDEGDALYAAAAEVPAGGLILEVGTYCGKSTLYLGAAARAVGARVVTVDHHRGSEENQAGWEYHDPTVVDPRTGRMDTLPFLRRNLWDAGVEDVVTVVVGRTEEVGGWWTTPVALLFIDGGHAEEQAHADYAAWGRHVAPGGMLLIHDVFPDPADGGQAPYHVYLRALADGFKERSRTGSLRVLERVE comes from the coding sequence GTGGATGAGACGTTGCGCCAGGCGGCGCTGGCCGCCAAGGGCTTCATGCCCGAGGACGAGGGGGACGCGCTCTACGCCGCCGCGGCCGAGGTGCCGGCCGGCGGCCTGATCCTTGAGGTCGGCACCTACTGCGGCAAGTCGACGCTCTACCTGGGCGCGGCGGCGCGGGCCGTGGGCGCGCGGGTCGTGACGGTGGACCACCACCGCGGCTCCGAGGAGAACCAGGCCGGTTGGGAGTACCACGACCCGACCGTCGTCGACCCGCGTACCGGCCGGATGGACACGCTGCCGTTCCTGCGGCGCAACCTCTGGGACGCGGGCGTCGAGGACGTCGTGACAGTGGTCGTCGGTCGTACCGAGGAGGTCGGCGGCTGGTGGACGACACCGGTCGCGCTGCTGTTCATCGACGGCGGGCACGCCGAGGAGCAGGCCCACGCTGACTACGCGGCCTGGGGCCGGCACGTCGCCCCCGGCGGGATGCTGCTCATCCATGACGTCTTCCCGGACCCGGCCGACGGCGGACAGGCGCCATACCACGTCTACCTGCGGGCTCTCGCGGACGGCTTCAAGGAGCGCTCCCGCACCGGCTCGCTGCGCGTCCTCGAACGCGTCGAATAG
- a CDS encoding putative quinol monooxygenase has translation MFGLVVRFALRPGAAAGFDRLVAETVPEIVALEPGTQVYATHGVEGDPDARVFYELYRDREAFDEHERQEHVRRFLAAREEFLAGPPRVEFLSLIDAKGTPGGAS, from the coding sequence ATGTTCGGATTGGTGGTCCGGTTCGCGCTGAGGCCGGGCGCGGCGGCCGGGTTTGACCGGTTGGTCGCCGAGACGGTGCCGGAGATTGTGGCGCTCGAACCTGGCACGCAGGTCTACGCCACGCACGGTGTGGAGGGAGACCCGGATGCTCGGGTCTTCTACGAGTTGTACCGAGACCGGGAGGCGTTCGATGAGCACGAGCGTCAGGAGCACGTTCGGCGGTTCCTCGCGGCGCGTGAGGAGTTCCTCGCGGGTCCGCCGCGAGTCGAGTTCCTCTCTCTGATCGACGCCAAGGGCACGCCCGGCGGCGCGTCGTGA
- a CDS encoding helix-turn-helix domain-containing protein has product MTDIEINALPALISVPRAAKLLGLPRASAYRYAASGDLPARRFGGRVYVITAEIRHLLTATSV; this is encoded by the coding sequence ATGACCGACATCGAAATCAATGCTCTGCCCGCGCTTATCTCGGTGCCCCGCGCCGCAAAGCTACTGGGACTTCCCCGCGCGTCCGCCTACCGGTACGCCGCCAGCGGTGACTTGCCGGCAAGGCGGTTCGGCGGCCGGGTCTACGTCATTACGGCCGAGATCCGCCACCTCCTGACCGCGACGTCTGTCTAA
- a CDS encoding tyrosine-type recombinase/integrase, translating to MKGSARKRANGVWEYRHDLDPDPLTGKRRTTGKSGFKTRKEAERAMRESISSHEAGRRVAPSRRTVSEFLAEWLEATRPSIRPVTWSKYRTYCNSYIIPVVGMTALQDLTPVRVSLLYAHLLTAGRRHQRTGQAAGLASASVSTAHRVLHRALGDAVKWGYLPRNPATDANKPQVGRRPPTIWTPEQLRAFVKHIRGDRLFAMYLLVITTGLRRGALAGLRRPDLDLEAGTVSPSRPRIVVDNKAVDGEQKTDSAYRPLVLDPVTLAALRAHVEQWDAEREAAEHTTELLFCWPDGGEIHPDTITDWFQKHARAAGLPVIRLHDVRHSYATAALKAGVHPKVVSERLGHASVAFTLAFYSHVIPGMDKDAAGLIANAILGEPPADDDADVGESVRDEPVSPLIGEGEES from the coding sequence ATGAAGGGAAGTGCGCGGAAGCGCGCCAATGGCGTCTGGGAGTACCGTCACGATCTCGACCCGGACCCGCTCACCGGCAAGCGACGGACGACCGGCAAGAGCGGTTTCAAGACTCGCAAAGAAGCAGAGAGGGCAATGCGGGAATCGATCTCCTCGCACGAGGCGGGCCGGCGAGTAGCGCCGTCTCGCCGCACAGTTAGTGAGTTTCTGGCGGAATGGCTGGAGGCGACCAGGCCGTCAATCCGACCGGTGACCTGGAGCAAATACCGGACGTACTGCAACAGCTACATCATTCCGGTTGTCGGGATGACGGCACTCCAGGACTTGACCCCGGTGCGCGTAAGCCTGTTGTACGCGCATCTCCTCACCGCAGGCCGACGCCATCAGCGGACGGGCCAGGCCGCGGGCCTCGCGTCGGCCAGCGTCTCCACCGCGCACCGTGTGCTGCATCGCGCCCTGGGTGATGCCGTGAAATGGGGTTACCTGCCTCGCAACCCGGCCACGGACGCGAACAAGCCGCAGGTTGGACGCCGGCCGCCAACGATCTGGACGCCGGAGCAGCTCCGCGCGTTCGTAAAGCACATCCGGGGTGACCGGCTGTTCGCTATGTACCTGTTGGTCATCACGACCGGACTTCGCCGCGGCGCACTCGCTGGACTGCGCCGCCCCGACCTCGACCTTGAGGCGGGCACAGTGTCGCCCAGCCGGCCGCGCATCGTGGTCGACAACAAGGCGGTCGACGGGGAGCAGAAGACCGACAGCGCGTACCGGCCGCTCGTGCTCGACCCCGTGACCCTGGCCGCGCTGCGTGCCCACGTCGAGCAGTGGGACGCCGAGCGGGAGGCGGCCGAGCACACGACCGAGCTTCTGTTCTGCTGGCCGGACGGCGGCGAGATCCACCCGGACACGATCACGGACTGGTTCCAGAAGCACGCGCGTGCGGCCGGGCTCCCCGTGATCCGACTGCACGACGTCCGGCACAGCTACGCCACCGCCGCGCTCAAGGCCGGCGTACACCCCAAGGTGGTCTCCGAGAGGCTCGGTCACGCGAGCGTGGCGTTCACGCTGGCCTTCTACAGCCACGTCATCCCGGGCATGGACAAGGACGCGGCCGGCCTGATCGCGAACGCGATTCTCGGCGAGCCGCCGGCGGACGACGATGCCGACGTGGGCGAATCCGTACGCGACGAGCCTGTTTCACCGCTGATCGGCGAGGGGGAGGAGAGCTAA
- a CDS encoding helix-turn-helix transcriptional regulator, translating into MSEAPPTLGDRVAYHRKLRGLSQVELGRLIGRSEGWVSQVERGVRKIDRMSVLESLAETLNVPVAELAPTAPVAPTAESAAWWWPLRLAITGHPALAALVAPGRTEDDTTEARARERVDGAWALVHASHYSEAVPALADLIGDLEHAARLAPPAERAGIAAALSSAYQAAGALFAKAGDTEAGWVAADRALFAAERAGDPALVAASQHRLALTLLGAGRLEQARHAATIGATVLRANATGRDVAVTAVLGALHLVQAVAAARAGDRTGARALIAETEVLADAVGPGRNDYNTEFGPANVAMHAVAIAVELGDAGEALDRASRIDVSGLSPERRARFLVDVARAHAQRRDRREAVASLLEAEQIAPEQIRDHGRVRTLVRDLLQGADRPAEEELRGLAERCGVPA; encoded by the coding sequence GTGAGCGAGGCACCGCCGACGCTGGGCGACCGTGTCGCGTACCACCGGAAACTGCGCGGGCTGTCTCAGGTCGAGCTGGGCCGGCTGATCGGCCGGTCGGAAGGATGGGTCTCGCAGGTCGAGCGCGGCGTACGCAAGATCGACCGGATGTCGGTGCTGGAGTCGCTCGCGGAGACGCTGAATGTGCCGGTCGCCGAGCTGGCGCCGACCGCTCCAGTTGCTCCCACGGCCGAGTCTGCCGCGTGGTGGTGGCCGCTGAGGCTGGCGATCACTGGTCACCCGGCGTTGGCCGCGCTGGTGGCCCCGGGACGGACCGAGGACGACACGACCGAGGCCAGGGCGCGAGAGCGGGTCGACGGCGCGTGGGCTCTAGTCCATGCGTCGCACTACTCCGAAGCCGTACCGGCACTCGCGGATCTGATCGGCGACCTGGAGCACGCGGCGCGACTTGCGCCCCCAGCGGAGCGCGCCGGTATCGCGGCGGCATTGTCGAGCGCCTACCAGGCCGCGGGCGCCCTGTTCGCGAAGGCCGGCGACACGGAGGCGGGCTGGGTAGCGGCCGACCGTGCGCTGTTCGCAGCCGAGCGGGCTGGCGATCCAGCGTTGGTCGCGGCCAGTCAGCACCGGCTGGCGCTGACCTTGCTGGGCGCTGGCCGCCTCGAACAAGCCCGGCACGCGGCGACGATCGGCGCGACCGTGCTGCGAGCGAACGCGACGGGCCGCGACGTCGCTGTCACTGCGGTACTAGGCGCGCTGCACCTGGTCCAAGCGGTCGCGGCCGCGCGGGCCGGCGACCGGACCGGCGCTCGCGCGTTGATCGCCGAGACCGAGGTGCTCGCGGATGCGGTCGGTCCTGGCCGCAACGACTACAACACCGAGTTCGGCCCAGCAAACGTCGCCATGCACGCGGTCGCGATCGCGGTGGAGCTCGGCGACGCGGGCGAAGCGCTGGACCGCGCGTCTCGCATCGACGTCTCGGGCCTCTCGCCCGAGCGGCGAGCGCGGTTCTTGGTCGACGTCGCCCGGGCGCACGCGCAGCGCCGCGACCGCAGAGAGGCAGTGGCCTCGCTACTCGAAGCCGAGCAGATCGCGCCGGAGCAGATCCGCGACCACGGGCGCGTGCGCACGCTCGTACGGGATCTCCTGCAAGGCGCGGACCGCCCGGCCGAGGAGGAGCTTCGCGGCCTGGCCGAACGGTGTGGCGTACCCGCGTAG
- a CDS encoding helix-turn-helix domain-containing protein, giving the protein MSHHPDGPAEWAKVIPINRARPSTRRTGTPWDRPAAVQASGEPAFYTVEQVAYKLSTSVAEIVAWMSTGQMPGRRGSNGRWLVSRAVLHAWINALPEADPADDPPYDGDDE; this is encoded by the coding sequence ATGAGCCACCACCCTGACGGCCCGGCGGAATGGGCGAAGGTCATCCCGATCAACCGCGCGCGGCCCAGCACCCGCCGGACCGGCACACCCTGGGACCGTCCCGCCGCTGTCCAAGCCAGCGGTGAGCCGGCGTTCTACACCGTCGAACAGGTCGCCTACAAACTCTCGACCAGCGTCGCCGAAATCGTCGCCTGGATGAGCACCGGCCAAATGCCCGGCCGGCGAGGCAGCAATGGCCGTTGGCTCGTCTCCCGCGCCGTCCTGCACGCGTGGATCAACGCGCTACCTGAAGCCGACCCAGCGGACGACCCCCCATACGACGGCGACGACGAATAG
- a CDS encoding class I SAM-dependent methyltransferase yields the protein MLTVDFDRFPVGPGDRVLDLGCGGGRHAFEAYRRGADVVGLDYSFDDVAGVARMFGALALEGQVPAAARAGGVRGDAFGLPFADGTFDRIIASEILEHLPADGQAMAELVRVLRPGGLAAVTVPAWLPERLCWALSSGYHTVEGGHVRIYRRDELLGRLTDAGLDYLGGHSAHALHAPYWWLRCLVGVHDDDHPATRLYHRMLVWDMMKRPRATRWTEQLLNPVLGKSIVLYLRKPLDVSQPAVVPEPAAPARLEAFAETGHGVD from the coding sequence ATGCTGACCGTTGACTTCGACCGGTTCCCGGTCGGTCCAGGCGACCGCGTGCTCGACCTCGGTTGTGGGGGCGGTAGGCACGCTTTTGAGGCTTACCGCCGCGGTGCCGATGTCGTGGGCCTGGACTACTCCTTCGACGATGTGGCCGGCGTCGCCCGGATGTTCGGTGCGTTGGCGCTGGAGGGCCAGGTCCCGGCCGCCGCGCGCGCCGGCGGGGTGCGCGGCGACGCCTTCGGGCTGCCGTTCGCGGACGGCACGTTCGACCGGATCATCGCGTCCGAGATCCTCGAGCACCTGCCGGCGGACGGCCAGGCGATGGCCGAGCTGGTCCGGGTGCTGCGCCCGGGCGGGCTGGCCGCCGTCACCGTGCCGGCGTGGCTGCCGGAGCGGCTGTGCTGGGCGCTGTCGTCCGGCTACCACACGGTCGAGGGCGGGCACGTGCGCATCTACCGGCGCGACGAGCTGCTGGGCCGGCTCACCGACGCCGGCCTGGACTACCTCGGGGGCCACAGCGCGCATGCCCTGCACGCGCCCTACTGGTGGCTGCGCTGCCTGGTCGGCGTGCACGACGACGACCACCCGGCGACGCGGCTTTACCACCGGATGCTGGTCTGGGACATGATGAAGCGCCCGCGGGCGACGCGGTGGACCGAGCAGCTGCTCAACCCGGTCCTGGGTAAGAGCATCGTGCTTTACCTGCGCAAGCCCCTGGACGTGAGCCAGCCGGCGGTGGTGCCCGAACCGGCGGCCCCCGCCCGGCTTGAGGCGTTCGCGGAGACCGGCCATGGCGTCGACTGA
- a CDS encoding maleylpyruvate isomerase family mycothiol-dependent enzyme encodes MATETRAGARESGLPPSARATHTTPVGAGYLPSPVPHDLLAGVSASHRRLLALAAALDDATVARPSLLPGWTVGHLLHHLTVDAHGHTNVVQAACAGAAPVPLRDTGPTGPDAGAASAAERLHADLAAAIAGLERAWDTAHVEVWRTGLGRCRPEPADGAPPDGPVTLSDLVFLRWREVEIHGVDLGLADRGGPGWADLPAPYVDTEWDWTTARLPERLPPGVSVVLAPGDRPSRAFGAGSRPAVVRTSTAETLRWLLGRLPRPAAPRGWPELRSWE; translated from the coding sequence ATGGCGACCGAGACGCGCGCCGGGGCCCGGGAGTCAGGCCTGCCGCCGTCCGCACGGGCGACGCACACCACGCCCGTCGGCGCCGGCTACCTTCCCTCCCCGGTTCCGCACGACCTACTGGCCGGAGTGTCCGCGTCGCACCGGCGGCTGCTGGCCCTCGCCGCGGCGTTGGACGACGCCACCGTCGCCCGGCCCTCCCTGCTGCCCGGCTGGACGGTGGGCCACCTGCTGCACCACCTCACCGTCGATGCCCACGGACACACGAACGTCGTCCAGGCAGCCTGCGCCGGCGCGGCCCCAGTACCTCTGCGCGACACCGGCCCAACAGGTCCCGACGCGGGCGCTGCCTCCGCAGCCGAGCGTCTGCACGCGGACCTGGCCGCCGCCATCGCCGGGCTGGAACGTGCCTGGGACACCGCCCATGTCGAGGTCTGGCGCACCGGTCTCGGCCGGTGCCGGCCGGAGCCAGCGGACGGCGCGCCGCCCGATGGTCCGGTGACCCTGTCGGACCTGGTGTTCCTGCGCTGGCGCGAAGTCGAGATCCACGGTGTCGACCTCGGGCTCGCCGACCGCGGCGGGCCTGGCTGGGCCGACCTACCCGCTCCCTACGTGGACACCGAATGGGACTGGACGACCGCGCGCCTGCCGGAACGGTTGCCACCCGGGGTCAGCGTGGTGCTGGCGCCTGGCGACCGGCCCTCGCGCGCGTTCGGCGCCGGCTCGCGGCCAGCCGTCGTCCGCACCTCCACCGCGGAGACTCTGCGCTGGCTACTGGGTCGCCTTCCTCGCCCGGCCGCGCCCAGGGGTTGGCCGGAGCTGCGTTCCTGGGAGTGA
- a CDS encoding AAA family ATPase: MITMALFNNKGGVGKTTLTFHLAHMLARQGHRVLAVDLDPQANLTAQFLDEDDLATLWREQIVGASAGGGLGSTASSAPRHDILGGRRSRIAAGTGTIATAIAPIMEGVGDVALSEPVSVDDNLWLLPGDVDLSVFEDKLSAAWPNSFLGKDVAALRTTTALHRVVDHGGKAVRAEIVLIDVGPNLGAINRAALLSADTVLMPLGADLFSLRGLRNLGPTLRDWRSTWQGMVLPKVPDRIVAPRALMMPIGYVIVQPASGRDRPARAYDRWLDRIPEVFATSVLGTQRADPYDKSFEIANLPHYQTLMPLAQDARKPMFELRAADGALGSAQTYVRKCYQEFRDLAVTVRERLRYLDPTLPRLPVSAAGTRQ; this comes from the coding sequence TTGATCACGATGGCACTGTTCAACAACAAAGGTGGCGTCGGCAAGACCACGCTGACCTTCCATCTGGCGCACATGCTCGCCCGGCAGGGGCATCGGGTGCTCGCCGTCGACCTCGACCCGCAGGCGAACCTCACCGCGCAGTTCCTCGACGAGGACGACCTGGCGACACTCTGGCGCGAGCAGATCGTCGGCGCGTCGGCCGGTGGTGGCCTCGGGTCGACCGCGTCCTCGGCGCCACGCCACGACATCCTCGGCGGCCGACGGTCGCGGATCGCCGCGGGCACCGGCACGATCGCCACCGCCATCGCTCCGATCATGGAGGGCGTCGGGGACGTCGCACTGTCCGAACCGGTCTCGGTCGACGACAACCTGTGGCTGCTGCCCGGCGACGTGGACCTGAGCGTCTTCGAGGACAAGCTGTCCGCCGCCTGGCCGAACAGCTTCCTCGGCAAGGACGTCGCCGCGCTGCGCACGACGACCGCGCTGCACCGGGTCGTCGACCACGGCGGCAAGGCCGTCCGCGCAGAGATCGTGCTCATCGACGTCGGCCCGAACCTGGGGGCGATCAACCGCGCGGCACTGCTGTCCGCGGACACGGTGCTCATGCCACTGGGCGCGGACCTCTTCTCGCTGCGCGGCCTGCGCAACCTCGGCCCGACGTTGCGGGACTGGCGCTCCACCTGGCAGGGCATGGTGCTGCCGAAGGTGCCCGACCGGATCGTGGCGCCGCGCGCGCTGATGATGCCCATCGGCTACGTCATCGTGCAGCCGGCGTCCGGCCGGGACCGGCCGGCCCGCGCCTACGACCGCTGGCTGGACCGGATTCCGGAGGTCTTCGCGACGTCCGTGCTCGGTACCCAGCGAGCCGACCCCTACGACAAGTCCTTCGAGATCGCGAACCTGCCCCACTACCAGACTCTGATGCCGCTGGCCCAGGACGCCCGCAAGCCGATGTTCGAGCTGCGGGCCGCTGACGGCGCGCTCGGCAGCGCGCAGACCTACGTCCGCAAGTGCTACCAGGAGTTCCGCGACCTCGCGGTGACCGTTCGGGAGCGGCTGCGCTATCTCGACCCGACCCTGCCCAGGCTGCCGGTCTCCGCGGCGGGGACGCGACAGTAA
- a CDS encoding RRQRL motif-containing zinc-binding protein, which translates to MAVFYDPDGARYGIPTWPYRMAPDHLATRRQLTALGLRPTGDPVAQLMWRSRRSATGIRTAALYHLADTVQRTPATQRQRAQLAAARARRRICPDCQQDAGYVIPAHLGVCLDCHDRTDLAA; encoded by the coding sequence GTGGCCGTGTTCTACGACCCAGACGGCGCCCGCTACGGCATCCCGACCTGGCCGTACCGCATGGCCCCGGACCATTTGGCGACCCGCCGCCAACTCACCGCCCTGGGCCTACGCCCGACCGGCGACCCCGTCGCCCAGCTCATGTGGCGCTCCCGCCGCTCGGCCACCGGCATCCGGACCGCCGCGCTCTACCACCTCGCCGACACCGTCCAACGCACCCCAGCAACCCAGCGGCAACGCGCGCAGCTCGCCGCCGCCCGCGCCCGGCGCCGCATCTGCCCCGACTGCCAGCAAGACGCCGGCTACGTCATCCCCGCCCACCTCGGCGTCTGCCTCGACTGCCACGACCGCACAGACCTCGCTGCCTGA
- a CDS encoding WhiB family transcriptional regulator produces MAQYGSSDGWRGDAACLGTDLVLWSEPGAPSAEAARLCRDCPVRRECVTEDLPARWPAGVRAGLAEDVREPLHAAYVPWRAAIDRRHTALLRQAARTNDRAARGLIRDLAAALVAEADALTGYLVAFVVHADDATYETARLVYLTELAGRLAAEAAAATEATTPAIERTRPALFAAAHQVADLAAPSTPPVPSSLAGAA; encoded by the coding sequence TTGGCTCAGTATGGCTCGTCCGACGGCTGGCGTGGTGACGCTGCCTGCCTCGGCACTGATCTCGTTCTCTGGTCCGAACCGGGCGCCCCGTCCGCCGAGGCCGCGCGGCTGTGCCGTGACTGCCCGGTGCGTCGGGAGTGCGTCACGGAGGATCTGCCGGCCCGGTGGCCGGCTGGTGTCCGCGCTGGTCTGGCTGAGGATGTCCGTGAGCCGCTGCACGCGGCCTACGTCCCGTGGCGGGCCGCGATCGACCGCCGGCACACGGCGCTGCTGCGCCAGGCCGCCCGGACCAACGACCGGGCCGCACGTGGCCTGATCCGCGACCTGGCCGCCGCGCTGGTCGCCGAGGCCGACGCGCTGACCGGCTACCTGGTCGCGTTCGTCGTCCACGCGGACGACGCCACATACGAGACGGCCCGTCTCGTGTACCTGACCGAGCTGGCCGGCCGCCTCGCCGCCGAGGCCGCCGCCGCGACCGAGGCCACCACACCCGCGATCGAGCGGACCCGCCCGGCGCTGTTCGCCGCCGCCCACCAGGTCGCCGACCTCGCCGCCCCGTCGACTCCGCCTGTCCCGTCGTCGCTGGCGGGTGCGGCATGA
- a CDS encoding DUF2637 domain-containing protein, with amino-acid sequence MTTPVLTMPAPDDDPRGLDLAAVPVIAPVAAVVSSAEDKLRRLRRLQWGVRAALVLGVAASIAANMLHAQPSIVGRAISAWSPVALLITVELISRVPVHRRALAYVGRVAMAAVALIAAYVSYFHMVSVALRYGETPVSAHLLPLSVDGLVVVASIALLEVGGQIRAALTTAPAAVAPVPPADAPPAPAPSVVPVPVRPATSAGTGATRPRGTAASRARGTGATRRPARSGRHTLAELLGPIPPDDPRSDRQLAAELGPAAGLTPATARRYLAEIRNKPAAAAAMGGV; translated from the coding sequence ATGACCACGCCCGTTCTCACCATGCCCGCGCCCGATGACGACCCGCGCGGCCTGGACCTGGCCGCCGTGCCGGTCATCGCCCCGGTGGCGGCTGTCGTGTCGTCGGCGGAGGACAAGCTGCGCCGGTTGCGGCGCTTGCAGTGGGGTGTGCGCGCCGCGCTCGTCCTCGGGGTCGCCGCATCGATCGCGGCGAACATGTTGCACGCCCAGCCCTCGATCGTGGGCCGGGCGATCTCCGCATGGTCACCGGTGGCTCTGCTGATCACGGTGGAGCTGATCTCGCGGGTGCCGGTGCACCGCCGGGCGCTGGCCTACGTCGGCCGGGTGGCGATGGCCGCCGTAGCGCTGATCGCCGCCTACGTCTCCTACTTCCACATGGTGTCCGTGGCGCTGCGCTACGGCGAGACGCCGGTGTCGGCGCACCTGTTGCCGCTGTCGGTGGACGGCCTGGTGGTCGTCGCGTCGATCGCGCTGTTGGAGGTCGGCGGCCAGATCCGCGCCGCCCTCACCACCGCCCCGGCGGCCGTGGCACCGGTGCCACCCGCTGACGCGCCACCCGCCCCGGCTCCCTCGGTGGTACCGGTGCCGGTCCGCCCGGCGACCTCGGCCGGTACCGGTGCCACCCGGCCGCGCGGCACCGCTGCCAGCCGTGCCCGTGGCACCGGTGCCACCCGCCGGCCGGCACGGTCGGGCCGTCACACGCTCGCCGAGCTACTCGGCCCGATCCCTCCGGATGACCCGCGTTCGGACCGGCAGCTCGCCGCCGAGCTGGGACCGGCCGCCGGGCTGACCCCGGCGACGGCGCGCCGCTACCTCGCCGAGATCCGTAACAAGCCCGCCGCTGCTGCGGCGATGGGAGGTGTCTGA
- a CDS encoding helix-turn-helix domain-containing protein: MAVDQVRTVPDPEAEWWTTSDIAAYLGVRVGTVSSYRQRGQMPAPDQTIGRTHMWRPARIVEWHEARTRVGVGGRLPGGGQKSPDDPTRGEH, from the coding sequence GTGGCAGTGGACCAGGTGCGGACCGTCCCGGACCCCGAGGCGGAATGGTGGACGACTTCCGACATCGCGGCCTACCTCGGTGTGCGGGTCGGGACCGTAAGCAGCTACCGCCAGCGCGGCCAGATGCCCGCGCCTGACCAGACGATCGGCCGAACGCACATGTGGCGGCCGGCGCGCATCGTGGAATGGCACGAGGCTCGAACTCGAGTCGGGGTCGGCGGCCGGCTGCCCGGTGGTGGCCAAAAGTCGCCCGACGACCCGACACGAGGCGAGCATTAA
- a CDS encoding glycosyltransferase family 4 protein: protein MRIALLSYRSLPTCGGQGVYVRQLSKELIGLGHEVTVVSGPPYPVLDDGVGLRELPSLDLWSEPNPFRWPAPRELTNVASMAEFVMMRTGQFSEPLAFSLRAHKALRPRKGTPPPFDIVHDNQTLGYGMLALRRALAPHRIPLVATLHHPITVDRRLHLEATTGRRARFGVRRWYSFLPMQARVARGLDGIVIPSESSRTDIISDMGLADGQMHTVPLGTDHEVFSPDPSIARVPGRIVVVTSADVPLKGLMVLLEALAKLRVERENAHVVCVGKARPGGAAARQVVELGLTDAVTFRSNLEQSDLVDLLRSAEVAVVPSLYEGFSLPAVEEMSVGLPLVATTAGALPEVTGPDGEAALTVPPGDAGAMAEAIKRLLDDPELRVRLGAGGRARVEARFSWRAATAATARWYAERIDAVR, encoded by the coding sequence TTGCGGATCGCGTTGCTGTCGTACCGCAGTCTCCCGACTTGTGGGGGCCAGGGCGTGTACGTCCGCCAGCTGTCCAAGGAGCTCATCGGCCTCGGCCACGAGGTCACGGTGGTCAGTGGACCCCCCTATCCGGTCCTGGACGACGGGGTCGGGCTGAGGGAGCTGCCCAGCCTCGACCTGTGGAGCGAGCCGAACCCCTTCCGTTGGCCGGCACCGCGTGAGCTGACCAACGTCGCCTCGATGGCGGAGTTCGTGATGATGCGAACGGGTCAGTTCTCCGAGCCGCTGGCCTTCAGCCTGCGGGCGCACAAGGCGTTGCGGCCGCGCAAGGGGACTCCGCCGCCGTTCGACATCGTGCACGACAACCAGACCCTGGGATACGGGATGCTCGCGCTGCGACGGGCGCTGGCCCCGCACCGCATCCCGCTGGTCGCCACGCTGCACCACCCGATCACCGTCGACCGCCGGCTGCACCTGGAGGCCACCACCGGCCGCCGGGCACGGTTCGGGGTCCGGCGCTGGTATTCCTTCCTTCCGATGCAGGCGCGGGTCGCGCGTGGGCTTGACGGGATCGTGATCCCGTCCGAGAGCTCGCGGACGGACATCATCTCCGACATGGGCCTGGCGGACGGGCAGATGCACACGGTGCCGCTCGGCACCGACCACGAGGTGTTCTCGCCGGACCCGTCGATCGCCAGGGTGCCGGGCCGGATCGTCGTCGTCACCAGCGCGGACGTCCCGCTCAAGGGGCTGATGGTGCTGCTGGAGGCGCTCGCGAAGCTGCGGGTCGAGCGGGAGAACGCGCACGTCGTCTGCGTGGGCAAGGCACGCCCCGGCGGCGCCGCCGCCCGGCAGGTCGTCGAGCTCGGGCTCACCGACGCGGTGACGTTCCGCTCGAACCTGGAACAGTCCGATCTGGTCGACCTGCTGCGGTCCGCCGAGGTGGCCGTCGTGCCGTCGCTGTACGAGGGCTTCAGCCTGCCGGCCGTCGAGGAGATGTCCGTCGGGCTGCCGCTGGTCGCGACCACCGCGGGTGCGCTGCCCGAGGTGACCGGGCCCGACGGTGAGGCGGCGCTGACCGTGCCGCCGGGAGACGCGGGCGCCATGGCGGAGGCCATCAAGCGGCTGTTGGACGACCCGGAGCTACGGGTCCGGCTGGGCGCCGGCGGCCGGGCCCGCGTCGAGGCGAGGTTCTCCTGGCGAGCTGCTACGGCGGCCACCGCGCGGTGGTACGCCGAGCGGATCGACGCCGTCAGGTAG